In the genome of Populus alba chromosome 11, ASM523922v2, whole genome shotgun sequence, one region contains:
- the LOC118036952 gene encoding LOW QUALITY PROTEIN: uncharacterized protein (The sequence of the model RefSeq protein was modified relative to this genomic sequence to represent the inferred CDS: inserted 1 base in 1 codon; substituted 3 bases at 3 genomic stop codons), giving the protein MFLFIMSFTVLSTQTGPDVHLKTFCSNNALSYTRNSAFENNLKIVLKRLPSITSLTGFNXTFFGEASAEVYGQALCRGDVNSSACRTYVEKASKQIFNDCISRGEAIIWYELCQVHYSFQNMTSLSVYAGKYLDRDSKEKSVSDQVHFLKFSKYLMTNLSNEAAFNPFNMFATGKINFSRSKTXICSCRDIRPHECLKCLKSAITDLEGCCSSRKGGMVLSRNCNVRFELYQFYNVSKHLSSPTSRGRKWKAGKVACVVFIPITVLAIVIGSCIVFLRHKRRKETDVERSHLALLQELANPRGVTITEEGQFVSSEDLPFMDLDTIEAATGNFSDSNKLGQGGFGVVYKGVLTDGKEIVVKRLSRNSWQGLAEFKNEIILTAKLQHRNLVKLLGCGIEGEEKLLIYEFMPNKSLDVFIFDEARREQFDWETCYSIISGIARGLLYLHEDSRLRIIHRDLKTSNVLLDHEMTPRISDFGMARIFGENQNNANTRRVAGTFGYMAPEYAMEGLFSAKSNVFNFGVILLEILSGRRSSGSYLTQHGQTLLTYAWRLWNEGREMXFADPLLMGRSPEIEIVTFMHIGLLCVQEDPADRPTMSFVVLALGSEPIALPLPKKPAYSLDXMIPIDKLSSSDPSVNQMTISGISPCFPYAICKQENLITETMDSLKFSTVLLSLLSLAIITQAQDPTFLYNNCPNTTTFTRNSTYQANLNLLLSSLSSNATRNNINGFYNVSAGQDPDAVYGMFLCRGDVSNSVCRNCVNFAAKDVLEKCPIEKVAMIWYDECELRYSNRNIFSTVDQDFTLFMMSPNNVTVQPDRFNQLVATTINDIAARAASAPSGAKKFAVQQMNYTGIQKLYTLVQCTPDLSTPDCSRCLEGAISKLGNCCNRKQGGRVIFPSCYFRYELYEFYNATAAAEAAPPPPPVALSPPPASGPETIRKGKGGVSTVLIIAILIPVTVALVLFCLGFCFLSRRAKRNKYYAQENDVGNEITNVESLQFDLSSIQEATNHFSADNKLGEGGFGEVYKGTLPNGQAIAVKRLSKGSGQGAAEFKNEVVLVAKLQHRNLVRLFGFCLEGDEKILVYEFVPNKSLDYFLFDPEKQGLLDWSKRYKIIGGIARGLLYLHEDSRLRIIHRDLKASNILLDGDMNAKVSDFGMARIFGVDQTQGCTSRIVGTYGYMSPEYAMHGQFSVKSDAYSFGVLILEIISGKKNSSFYQTGGAADLASYAWKHWRDGTPLEVMDPTLADTYSRNEVIRCIHIGLLCVQEDPASRPPMATVVLLLNSYSITLPLPQEPAFFLHSRTDQGSIPSKEFFADKSKSNAVPYSGDEGSITEVYPR; this is encoded by the exons atgtttttatttatcatgtCGTTTACAGTTCTCTCTACCCAGACTGGTCCAGACGTCCATCTTAAAACATTTTGCTCCAATAATGCATTGAGCTACACTCGCAACAGTGCATTTGAGAACAACCTCAAGATTGTCCTAAAGAGATTGCCTTCCATCACTTCATTAACAGGCTTTAACTAAACCTTTTTTGGAGAAGCCTCTGCCGAAGTCTACGGCCAAGCACTTTGCAGAGGTGATGTCAACTCAAGTGCTTGTCGGACTTATGTGGAGAAAGCAAGCAAGCAAATCTTTAATGATTGCATAAGTCGCGGAGAAGCAATCATATGGTATGAACTTTGCCAAGTTCACTACTCATTTCAGAATATGACTTCCTTGTCTGTCTATGCAGGGAAGTATCTAGACCGTGATTCTAAGGAGAAATCTGTATCAGATCaggttcattttttaaaattttcgaAGTACTTAATGACTAACCTGTCAAATGAGGCCGCTTTCAATCCTTTCAACATGTTTGCAACTGGGAAAATCAACTTTTCCAGGAGCAAAA ATATTTGCTCATGTAGGGATATCAGACCACACGAGTGTTTGAAATGCTTGAAGTCTGCTATAACTGATTTGGAAGGATGCTGTTCTTCACGGAAAGGTGGAATGGTTCTTAGTAGGAATTGTAATGTGAGATTTGAGTTGTACCAATTCTACAATGTCTCAAAGCACTTGTCGTCCCCAACTTCTAGAG GAAGAAAATGGAAGGCGGGGAAGGTTGCATGTGTTGTCTTTATTCCTATAACGGTGCTTGCAATTGTCATAGGATCTTGCATTGTCTTCCTAAgacataaaagaagaaaagaaacag ACGTGGAAAGAAGTCACCTAGCATTATTACAGGAATTGGCAAACCCAAGAGGCGTCACAATAACAGAAGAAGGCCAGTTCGTAAGTTCTGAGGACCTTCCTTTCATGGACTTGGATACTATAGAAGCAGCTACAGGAAACTTCTCCGATTCAAATAAGCTTGGACAAGGTGGGTTTGGCGTTGTTTATAAG GGTGTGTTAACAGATGGAAAGGAAATAGTTGTTAAAAGGTTGTCACGAAATTCATGGCAAGGATTAGCGGAGTTCAAGAATGAAATCATACTAACTGCAAAGTTACAACACCGAAACCTTGTGAAGCTATTAGGGTGCGGCATAGAAGGAGAGGAAAAACTGCTCATATATGAGTTCATGCCTAACAAAAGCCTTGATGTCTTTATCTTTG ACGAGGCAAGACGAGAACAGTTTGATTGGGAGACGTGCTACAGCATAATTAGTGGCATTGCTAGAGGACTTCTTTATCTTCATGAGGATTCCCGGCTAAGAATCATTCACAGGGATTTGAAAACTAGCAATGTGCTACTGGACCATGAAATGACTCCCAGGATTTCCGATTTTGGCATGGCCAGAATTTTTGGTGAAAACCAGAACAATGCTAACACCAGAAGAGTAGCAGGAACATT CGGATATATGGCTCCTGAATACGCAATGGAGGGACTATTTTCAGCGAAATCGAATGTCTTCAACTTTGGTGTCATACTGCTAGAGATCCTAAGTGGGAGACGAAGTAGTGGCTCTTACCTTACACAACATGGCCAGACACTCTTGACATAT GCATGGAGATTGTGGAATGAAGGGAGAGAAATGTAATTTGCAGATCCTCTTTTGATGGGAAGGAGCCCAGAAATAGAAATTGTGACGTTCATGCACATTGGGCTGTTATGTGTGCAGGAAGATCCAGCAGACAGGCCCACAATGTCATTTGTGGTTTTAGCATTGGGAAGTGAACCAATAGCTCTTCCTCTACCCAAAAAGCCTGCTTATTCTCTAGACTAAATGATTCCCATTGACAAGTTATCATCGTCAGATCCTTCAGTGAATCAAATGACAATTTCTGGCATCTCACCGTG TTTCCCATATGCGATCTGCAAGCAAGAGAACTTGATCACCGAAACAATGGACTCTCTCAAATTCTCCACAGTCCTACTCTCCTTGCTGAGCCTTGCTATTATCACTCAAGCACAGGATCCCACTTTCCTATATAATAATTGCCCAAACACAACCACCTTCACAAGGAACAGCACTTACCAGGCTAATTTAAATCTCCTCCTATCTTCACTTTCATCAAACGCAACCCGCAACAACATCAATGGATTCTACAACGTCTCTGCAGGACAGGATCCTGATGCAGTCTATGGCATGTTTCTTTGCCGTGGTGATGTTAGCAACAGTGTTTGTCGAAATTGTGTCAATTTTGCTGCCAAAGACGTCCTCGAAAAGTGCCCAATTGAGAAAGTAGCTATGATATGGTATGATGAGTGTGAATTGCGGTACTCAAATAGAAACATCTTCTCTACTGTGGACCAAGACTTTACCCTATTCATGATGAGTCCAAACAATGTTACAGTCCAACCTGATCGTTTTAACCAGCTTGTAGCAACCACCATAAATGATATAGCTGCTCGGGCTGCATCTGCTCCTTCAGGTGCTAAGAAGTTTGCAGTTCAACAAATGAACTATACTGGGATCCAGAAATTATACACTCTTGTGCAGTGTACACCAGATCTATCCACTCCAGATTGTAGCCGTTGTCTTGAGGGAGCTATTTCAAAATTAGGCAATTGCTGTAATAGAAAGCAAGGAGGAAGGGTCATATTTCCAAGTTGTTATTTTCGGTATGAactttatgaattttataatgCAACGGCAGCAGCTGAGGCTGCACCGCCACCTCCTCCTGTGGCTCTATCTCCTCCTCCAGCTTCAGGTCCAGAGACAATAAGAAAAG GAAAAGGCGGTGTCTCAACAGTTTTAATTATAGCCATTTTGATCCCAGTTACTGTTGCTCTTGTGCTTTTCTGCCTGGGTTTCTGTTTCTTGAGTAGAAGGGCGAAGAGGAATAAATATTATGCGCAGGAAAATGATG TTGGAAATGAGATTACAAACGTGGAGTCATTACAATTCGATTTGAGTTCAATACAAGAAGCCACAAACCATTTCTCCGCTGATAACAAGTTAGGTGAAGGTGGATTTGGTGAGGTTTACAAG GGAACACTTCCTAATGGACAAGCAATAGCTGTGAAGAGGCTATCGAAAGGCTCAGGACAAGGTGCAGCGGAATTTAAGAATGAGGTTGTCTTGGTAGCTAAGCTTCAACACAGGAATTTAGTGAGGTTGTTTGGATTTTGTTTGgaaggagatgaaaaaattctTGTCTATGAATTTGTGCCAAACAAAAGCCTCGACTACTTTTTATTTG ACCCAGAGAAGCAAGGGCTACTGGATTGGTCTAAACGATACAAAATAATAGGAGGAATTGCTCGAGGACTTCTTTATCTACACGAGGACTCTAGGCTAAGAATTATACATCGTGACCTTAAAGCTAGTAATATTTTGCTTGATGGAGACATGAACGCCAAAGTTTCAGATTTCGGCATGGCTAGGATTTTCGGAGTTGATCAAACTCAAGGATGTACCAGCAGAATTGTTGGAACATA TGGTTATATGTCTCCAGAATATGCAATGCATGGGCAGTTCTCCGTCAAGTCTGATGCTTATAGCTTTGGTGTCTTAATTCTTGAAATTATATCTGGAAAGAAGAACAGTTCTTTCTATCAAACTGGCGGTGCTGCAGACCTTGCGAGCTAT GCATGGAAACATTGGAGAGATGGGACACCACTGGAAGTGATGGATCCAACTCTGGCGGATACGTATTCAAGAAATGAGGTAATTAGATGCATCCACATTGGATTGTTATGTGTTCAGGAAGATCCAGCTTCCAGGCCCCCAATGGCAACAGTTGTTCTCCTGCTCAATAGTTACTCGATTACCTTACCATTACCTCAAGAGCCTGCATTTTTTCTCCATAGTAGAACAGATCAAGGGTCAATTCCAAGCAAGGAATTTTTTGCAGATAAATCTAAGAGCAATGCTGTGCCATATTCTGGCGATGAAGGTTCAATTACTGAAGTATATCCTCGATAG